The genomic window TGTAAAGCCGTGTCTACCTCAAAAGCGGAAACAATGAGCGGTGGTACGAACCGGATAACTTTGGGGCCTGCGGGTACGAGTAACAAGCCTTCATTCATCGCCGCCTTAACCACATCGCTAGAAGTTAAGGGGATATCTTGAGCTAATTCCATACCATTAATTAAACCCCAGCCGCGCACCTCCGCAACAATATTCGAGTATTTTGCCAAAATTGCTTTTAAGCCTGCTCTTAGTTGTTCACCACGCTCAACGACGTTTTGGAGTAATAAATCGCGTTCGATGGTTTCTAGGACGCATAGCGCCGCCGCACAAGCTAAAGGATTGCCGCCAAAGGTACTAGCATGATCCCCCGGATTGAAGACATCGCAAAAAGACTTACACAGCATTGCACCAATGGGGATACCACCGCCCAAACCTTTAGCACTGGTGAAAACATCAGGCTCAATCCCTAAGTTTTCGTAACCCCATAGTTTTCCGGTTCTACCTACACCTACTTGGACTTCATCTAGCATTAATAAAATGCCCGTTTCATCGCAAATATCGCGGAGACGCTGGAAATAAGCGCGATCGCCCGGACGAACACCGCCCTCTCCCTGCAAGGGTTCTAGTAAAATTGCCGCCACACCGCGATCGCCGGAATCTAATTCAGTTATTGCCGTTTCTACAGCTTTGACATCGTTATAAGGCACGTAATGAAAACCGGGAACTAAGGGACTAAAATCTTTTTGGTACTTTGGCTGTCCGGTGGCGGTAATAGTTGCTAAAGTGCGTCCGTGAAAGCTGGCAGTAGCAGTTAAAATAATTGGCTCATCAATTTTTTTGACTGTATGGGCGTATTTACGAGCAAGTTTAATCGCTCCTTCGTTTGCTTCCGCGCCAGAATTACAGAAAAACACCCGATCCGCGCAAGAAGTATCGATCAGCTTTTTAGCTAACTGACCTTGAACGGGAATGTAGTATAAATTGGAAACATGATGCAGGGTTTGAATTTGCCGGATTACGGTTTCCACTAAAGCGCTGTGAGCGTGTCCTAAAGTGCAAGTAGCAATTCCGGCAACAAAGTCTAGATATTCGCGCCCTTGAGTATCCCAAACCTTACAACCTTCGCCTTTTTCTAAAGCTAAAGGAAAGCGCCCGTAAGTCGTCATTACCGAGCGATCGAAACTACTTGGATCGTAGGGACTACCTAAAACTGGGGCAGATTCGGCGGGTATAGAGAGATTTTCAACTAAATCTATACTCATTAATCACTCCTTTAAAAGTTATTTATTTTTATCAAGTTTAATAGCTGCCAGCCAAAAATTTTGTCCGATTTGATTCAACTAGCCATAATTGGCAGAAAAAACAGTTATAGATAGGGCATTGCCTATTCAAGGGATGAAAATCATCGACGGCAATCTTTGTGGATAGAGACGTTGCAGTGCAACGTCTCTACACAATTTTGCATTGCTTATATAATTCAAAGCTAACACTATCGGCAAACCCCTGTGTATTCAACCTTCGAGCAAAAATATCGCCGTATCCAAAAAGAGTTACTCGCAGGTGCGATCGCCCTTGGGGGTGTTTTTATCATTGGCACTTTATGGTATTGGCTGGTAGAAGGTTGGACTTGGGAAGATGCGGCTTATATGACCGTAATTACTCTTGCTACTGTTGGGTTTGGGGAAATTAACCC from Synechocystis sp. PCC 7509 includes these protein-coding regions:
- a CDS encoding acetylornithine/succinylornithine family transaminase, with the protein product MSIDLVENLSIPAESAPVLGSPYDPSSFDRSVMTTYGRFPLALEKGEGCKVWDTQGREYLDFVAGIATCTLGHAHSALVETVIRQIQTLHHVSNLYYIPVQGQLAKKLIDTSCADRVFFCNSGAEANEGAIKLARKYAHTVKKIDEPIILTATASFHGRTLATITATGQPKYQKDFSPLVPGFHYVPYNDVKAVETAITELDSGDRGVAAILLEPLQGEGGVRPGDRAYFQRLRDICDETGILLMLDEVQVGVGRTGKLWGYENLGIEPDVFTSAKGLGGGIPIGAMLCKSFCDVFNPGDHASTFGGNPLACAAALCVLETIERDLLLQNVVERGEQLRAGLKAILAKYSNIVAEVRGWGLINGMELAQDIPLTSSDVVKAAMNEGLLLVPAGPKVIRFVPPLIVSAFEVDTALQALERAIIAVV